One segment of Setaria viridis chromosome 4, Setaria_viridis_v4.0, whole genome shotgun sequence DNA contains the following:
- the LOC117853092 gene encoding uncharacterized protein: MATSAPADAPSPPAPQPQPESARKAVRVVVKGHVTGVGFRDWTASTAESLGLAGWVRNRRDGSVEALLSGDPAKIEDMITRRFPVGPPASTVTAVVPSPAEPVDPSARFEIKFTV, translated from the coding sequence ATGGCAacctccgcccccgccgacgCCCCGTCTCCACCCGCTCCTCAGCCGCAGCCCGAGTCCGCACGGAAGGCGGTCCGCGTGGTGGTGAAGGGCCACGTCACGGGGGTGGGGTTCCGCGACTGGACCGCCTCCACGGCCGAGTCCCTCGGCCTCGCCGGCTGGGTCCGCAACCGCCGCGACGGCTCCGTGGAGGCCCTCCTGTCCGGCGATCCCGCGAAGATCGAGGACATGATAACCCGCCGCTTCCCGGTCGGGCCCCCCGCCTCCACCGTCACCGCCGTCGTCCCATCCCCGGCCGAGCCCGTCGATCCGTCCGCCAGGTTCGAGATCAAGTTCACCGTGTGA
- the LOC117853091 gene encoding protein NRT1/ PTR FAMILY 3.1: MTMEAETRKTTGRKKGGLRTMPFIFANEVAEKLAVVGFSTNMLTYLTTQLHMPLAKAATTLTNFGGTSAATPLIGAFLADACIGRFWTIAAASVVYQVGMALLTVSAALPLFRPPPCKPGGAAACQEAAPWQLAVLYVSLLLNAVGAGGYRPCIVAFGADQFDESRAAERARSWGFFNWYYFCNGASMLLAVTAVVYVQDNVGWGWGLGVPAFCMGVSVAAFVAGYPMYRRLEPAGSPFTRLAQVVVAAVKKRRLPACDVVDAARLYENDELDAPISMYGKLVHTDQLSFFDRAAVVTDGDLVTPTDAASSGKPSPPPVPNPWRLSTVHRVEELKSVIRMGPIWAAGILVITASSTQHTFSLQQATTMDRRLAPGLSSFQIPAGSMTVFALLAMLLTLFLYDRALVPLARRATGLDRGISFLHRMGVGFALSALATLVAGVVERHRRDAASTAPGATDAGTSPLSAYWLVPQYALHGIAEAFNSVGHLEFMYDQAPESMRSTATALFWLSISLGSYASTMLVDAVHRWSAGPGGANWLSDNINHGRLDYFYWVVTMLQLMNLLYYVVCAKKFTFKPVQLHKEVEEEEVGMALVELQDKV; encoded by the exons ATGACCATGGAGGCGGAGACGAGGAAGACGACGGGCAGGAAGAAGGGTGGTCTCAGAACAATGCCCTTCATCTTCG CTAACGAGGTGGCGGAGAAGCTCGCCGTGGTGGGGTTCTCGACGAACATGCTGACGTACCTCACCACGCAGCTGCACATGCCGCTGGCCAAGGCCGCCACGACGCTGACCAACTTCGGCGGCACCTCCGCCGCGACGCCGCTCATCGGCGCCTTCCTCGCCGACGCCTGCATCGGCCGGTTCTggaccatcgccgccgcctccgtcgtctACCAGGTCGGCATGGCGCTGCTGACGGTGTCGGCGGCGCTGCCGCTGTTCCGCCCGCCGCCTTGCAAGcccggtggcgcggcggcgtgccAGGAAGCGGCGCCGTGGCAGCTGGCAGTGCTGTACGTTTCCCTGCTCCTCAAcgcggtgggcgccggcgggtACCGGCCGTGCATCGTGGCGTTCGGCGCCGACCAGTTCGACGAGTCGCGGGCGGCGGAGCGCGCCCGGAGCTGGGGCTTCTTCAACTGGTACTACTTCTGCAACGGCGCGTCGATGCTGCTCGCCGTCACGGCGGTGGTGTACGTTCAGGACAACGTCGGGTGGGGGTGGGGCCTCGGCGTGCCGGCCTTCTGCATGGGCGTCTCCGTCGCGGCCTTCGTCGCGGGGTACCCGATGTACCGGCGGCTCGAGCCGGCGGGCAGCCCGTTCACGCGGCTCGCGCAGGTGGTGGTCGCCGCCGTCAAGAagcggcggctgccggcgtgCGACGTCGTGGACGCCGCGAGGCTGTACGAGAACGACGAGCTCGACGCGCCCATCTCCATGTACGGCAAGCTCGTGCACACGGACCAGCTCAG CTTCTTTGACCGCGCCGCGGTCGTCACCGACGGCGACCTGGTCACGCCGAccgacgccgcctcctccggcaaGCCATCCCCACCCCCCGTCCCGAACCCGTGGCGCCTGAGCACGGTGCACCGCGTGGAGGAGCTCAAGTCGGTGATCCGCATGGGCCCCATCTGGGCGGCGGGCATCCTGGTGATAACGGCGTCGTCGACGCAGCACACCTTCTCCCTCCAGCAGGCCACCACCATGGACCGCCGCCTCGCGCCGGGCCTCTCGTCGTTCCAGATCCCGGCGGGCTCCATGACCGTCTTCGCCCTCCTCGCCATGCTCCTCACCCTCTTCCTCTACGACCGCGCCCTCGTcccgctcgcgcgccgcgccacggGGCTTGACCGGGGCATCTCCTTCCTCCACCGCATGGGCGTGGGCTTCGCCCTCAGCGCGCTCGCCACCCTGGTCGCCGGCGTCGTGGAGCGCCACCGCAGGGACGCCGCCTCCACGGCGCCCGGCGCCACGGACGCCGGCACGTCGCCGCTGTCGGCGTACTGGCTGGTGCCGCAGTACGCGCTGCACGGGATCGCCGAGGCGTTCAACTCCGTGGGGCACCTCGAGTTCATGTACGACCAGGCGCCCGAGAGCATGCGCAGCACGGCCACGGCGCTCTTCTGGCTCTCCATCTCGCTGGGGAGCTACGCGAGCACGATGCTCGTGGACGCGGTGCACCGGTGGAGCGCCGGGCCCGGCGGCGCAAACTGGCTGTCGGACAACATCAACCACGGCAGGCTCGACTACTTCTACTGGGTCGTCACCATGCTGCAGCTCATGAACCTGCTCTACTACGTCGTTTGCGCCAAGAAGTTCACGTTCAAGCCCGTGCAGCTCCAcaaggaagtggaggaggaagaagtggGCATGGCACTGGTGGAGCTGCAGGATAAGGTTTGA
- the LOC117851648 gene encoding uncharacterized protein has translation MFPSTSATAPRFLRPFSATAAAPRRAMAASAGSPSDPPSQQQPSSPAPKAVRVVVKGRVQGVFFRDWTVETARSLGLAGWVRNRRDGTVEALLSGDPDKVDEMVSRRIPVGPPAAAVTAVVPSPVDPVDPAEGFHRKPTT, from the coding sequence ATGttcccctccacctccgccaccgcgccccGCTTCCTCCGCCCCTTCAGCGCCACCGCagccgcgccccgccgcgccaTGGCGGCGTCCGCGGGCTCCCCATCCGACCCACCGTCGCAGCAGcagccgtcgtcgccggccccTAAGGCGGTGCGCGTGGTTGTGAAGGGCCGCGTGCAGGGGGTCTTCTTCCGGGACTGGACCGTGGAGACGGCGCGCTCGCTGGGGCTCGCCGGGTGGGTCCGCAACCGCCGCGATGGCACCGTGGAGGCGCTCCTCTCCGGGGACCCGGACAAGGTCGACGAGATGGTGTCCCGGCGAATCCCCGtcggcccgcccgccgccgctgtcacCGCCGTCGTGCCCTCCCCCGTCGATCCCGTAGACCCTGCCGAAGGGTTCCACCGCAAGCCCACCACCTGA